Proteins from a single region of Mucilaginibacter daejeonensis:
- a CDS encoding MarR family winged helix-turn-helix transcriptional regulator, which yields MEKCDVKTDLLLFKIFHIYKVIGNKSNKRFSKEGMNIQVEQIPVLMVLFYEGPHSQQDIADELERDKSSVLRTVASLVAAGFLKVQPDTVDKRKKLVNLTEAGQKLAKQLHEEIGLMDNMMFSNLSVAEKLILTELLDKCTEHINSMDLKFE from the coding sequence GTGGAAAAGTGTGATGTAAAGACCGACCTCCTCTTGTTCAAGATCTTTCACATTTACAAAGTGATCGGTAACAAGTCGAACAAAAGGTTCTCTAAAGAAGGGATGAACATACAGGTGGAACAGATCCCTGTGCTGATGGTGCTGTTTTACGAAGGCCCGCACTCGCAGCAGGACATTGCCGACGAGTTGGAGCGGGATAAGTCATCAGTGCTCAGAACCGTAGCTTCATTAGTGGCAGCGGGTTTTTTGAAGGTGCAACCCGATACGGTAGACAAACGTAAGAAGCTGGTGAACCTGACCGAGGCCGGCCAGAAGCTGGCAAAGCAGCTGCACGAAGAGATCGGGCTGATGGATAACATGATGTTCTCGAACCTATCGGTAGCCGAAAAACTGATCCTGACCGAGCTGCTGGACAAGTGCACTGAACACATCAACAGCATGGATCTAAAATTTGAATAA
- a CDS encoding PKD domain-containing protein: protein MKRLSGLCLLLLLLLCVAITAQAQITTNQGTEFWTAWMMHSNGVTGSGSSSMNLYITGDVATTGTVSTADGTFTANFTVTPNTITTVAIDPSAYLSGQAQFNKGIHIQSKKPIVVYAHIYASNRSGATLVLPVASLTNDYYAISYRQKAQAASIGTTGSVPVYSTVCVIAAEDATTVEITPSATLVDGSPKGQVKTITLQKGELYQALSSTDLTGTRVRSVSTSSGTCKRIAVYSGSSFMTLGDTGNSGDNFFQQNYPTVVWGLSYITAPLATRAYDYIRIVTSDPAANVTVNGVVLDKTLLTNNFYYELPKIATPQVITADKPIQVAQYAVTQGNGNTTVGDPEMIYLSPIEQGLDHVTLYSPGVFSIAQSYINVILATSAVSSFTVDGVAYTNFTPIAGSNYSYAQVPVSSNATHLIRASTTFNAIAYGFGNFESYGYAAGTNLSNLSEFIALSGTSSGPTQISGCTGIPYYLELTVPYQPTKIVWDPNDGSVPVTQTNPKYSTTTTKDDGTVLYTYVFSRTVTYPAGNYTASATVTVPVITNSSCGAEKQISFNFNIAEYPVANFTPPVGNCAGSTVSFADASDAVGNVISKYVWDFGDPNATAANPNTSTLKDPQHTYTVGGRDYNVKLTVVNQNGCESATVTKVIHVTANPSANFKYLSPSCGGKEVTFNDLSVPNEGAITQWVWNFGDGTPEQTMTTNAAFTHVFADVKTYAVTLKVTTDKGCTSTVYTGNVVVNPNPVVDFLLPEACLVDVARFTNISTIADGSESQFTYEWDFGDGSKATTANGSHKYSTAGNFIVKLKVTSKDGCSTETSKTFALNGAFPVTKFVIPDQICSSDDLVIQDQSTVDPGKIVRYDIYYDYDRHPTEFIQYDKDHTAIPDDKRFVHDYGFSTTPAYNDYHIRILVYSGNSASCQAVYDKPAVRVYANPDVVLDPPTSVCQSDPAFTITGTTTFAGTGVFSGGGIAANGTFDPKVAGPGDHTITYVFTSAEGGCTYTKVFTIKVLPVPVINGNRELVILAGGQITLEPSVVSVNRTPLTYSWTPRTGLNDPSSPNPVASPTTDTRYVLTVQSPDKCPSTAVFTVKVLQQPNVYNTFTPNNDGRNDTWVIEHIDSYPKATVEIFDRNGDKVFNSIGYPVPWDGRYRGKDLPVGAYYYIIDPKNGRAVMSGWVTIVR from the coding sequence GTGAAGAGGCTATCGGGCTTGTGTCTTTTATTGTTGTTATTGCTATGCGTGGCCATCACTGCCCAGGCACAAATAACCACCAACCAGGGTACCGAATTCTGGACCGCCTGGATGATGCATAGTAACGGCGTTACCGGCAGTGGCTCCAGCAGCATGAACCTTTACATCACCGGCGATGTGGCCACAACCGGCACCGTCAGCACCGCCGATGGTACTTTTACCGCCAACTTCACGGTAACACCGAACACCATCACCACCGTTGCCATTGACCCATCGGCGTATTTAAGCGGACAGGCGCAGTTCAATAAGGGTATCCATATCCAATCCAAAAAACCGATCGTGGTATATGCACATATTTATGCCAGCAACCGGTCGGGGGCCACGCTGGTATTGCCTGTGGCTTCGCTCACCAATGATTATTATGCCATTAGCTACCGGCAAAAAGCCCAGGCGGCGTCTATAGGTACTACCGGGTCTGTACCCGTATATTCCACGGTCTGCGTGATCGCTGCGGAGGATGCCACCACAGTAGAGATCACACCCAGTGCTACTTTAGTGGATGGCTCACCGAAGGGCCAGGTCAAGACCATTACCCTGCAAAAAGGAGAGTTGTACCAGGCGTTGTCGTCTACCGATCTTACGGGCACGAGGGTGCGCTCGGTAAGTACCAGCTCTGGCACTTGTAAGCGTATAGCGGTGTACTCGGGCAGCAGCTTCATGACCCTGGGCGATACCGGTAACTCGGGCGATAACTTTTTCCAGCAAAATTACCCTACCGTGGTTTGGGGCCTCAGCTATATCACGGCGCCGCTGGCCACCAGAGCGTACGACTATATCCGCATCGTGACCAGCGACCCGGCCGCCAACGTTACCGTGAACGGCGTGGTGCTGGATAAGACGCTCCTGACCAACAACTTTTATTACGAATTACCCAAGATCGCCACCCCGCAGGTGATCACCGCCGATAAGCCCATCCAGGTAGCACAGTATGCCGTGACCCAGGGCAACGGCAACACAACAGTAGGCGATCCCGAGATGATCTACCTCAGCCCTATCGAGCAGGGGTTGGATCATGTGACCCTGTACTCGCCGGGGGTGTTCAGCATCGCGCAAAGCTATATCAACGTGATCTTAGCTACCAGTGCGGTGTCATCATTCACGGTAGATGGGGTGGCTTACACCAATTTTACACCTATAGCAGGTTCCAATTATTCATATGCGCAGGTGCCGGTGAGTTCTAACGCCACGCACCTGATCAGGGCCAGTACCACTTTCAATGCCATTGCTTATGGCTTCGGCAACTTTGAATCGTACGGCTATGCGGCAGGTACCAACCTGAGCAACTTGTCGGAGTTCATTGCGTTGAGTGGTACCAGTAGCGGGCCAACGCAGATCAGCGGTTGTACCGGCATTCCATATTACCTGGAACTTACTGTGCCGTATCAGCCCACCAAGATCGTATGGGATCCTAATGATGGCAGCGTACCGGTAACTCAAACCAACCCCAAATACAGTACTACCACCACTAAAGACGACGGCACGGTGCTGTATACCTACGTTTTCTCACGCACGGTGACCTATCCGGCCGGCAACTATACGGCTTCGGCTACAGTGACCGTACCGGTGATCACCAATAGCAGTTGTGGTGCCGAAAAGCAGATCAGCTTCAACTTTAACATTGCCGAATATCCGGTGGCCAACTTTACGCCGCCAGTAGGCAATTGTGCAGGTAGTACCGTATCCTTTGCTGATGCCTCGGATGCGGTGGGTAACGTGATCAGCAAGTATGTATGGGATTTTGGCGACCCTAACGCCACAGCGGCCAATCCCAACACGTCCACCTTGAAAGATCCTCAACACACGTATACCGTTGGCGGCCGCGATTACAACGTTAAACTTACCGTAGTGAACCAGAACGGTTGCGAATCGGCCACGGTGACCAAGGTGATACATGTGACGGCCAACCCATCGGCCAACTTCAAATACCTGTCGCCGTCGTGTGGGGGTAAGGAGGTCACTTTTAATGATCTGTCGGTGCCTAATGAGGGTGCGATCACCCAGTGGGTATGGAACTTTGGCGATGGCACCCCTGAGCAGACCATGACCACCAACGCCGCGTTCACTCATGTTTTTGCAGATGTAAAAACCTACGCCGTGACCCTGAAGGTGACCACCGATAAAGGTTGTACCAGTACTGTGTACACCGGCAACGTGGTGGTGAATCCTAACCCGGTGGTGGATTTTTTGTTACCGGAGGCGTGTTTAGTAGATGTGGCCCGCTTTACCAACATCAGCACCATTGCCGATGGCAGTGAGAGCCAGTTCACCTATGAATGGGATTTTGGTGATGGCAGCAAGGCAACCACCGCCAACGGGTCACATAAGTACAGCACGGCAGGTAACTTTATTGTGAAGCTGAAGGTGACCTCTAAGGATGGCTGCTCTACCGAGACCAGCAAGACCTTCGCACTGAACGGTGCTTTCCCGGTCACTAAATTTGTGATACCTGACCAGATCTGCAGCAGCGATGACCTGGTGATCCAAGATCAGAGCACGGTGGACCCGGGAAAGATCGTGCGGTATGATATCTATTATGACTACGACCGTCACCCGACCGAATTCATTCAGTACGATAAGGACCATACCGCCATACCTGACGATAAACGTTTTGTCCATGATTATGGCTTTAGCACCACACCGGCTTATAATGACTATCACATCCGCATTTTAGTGTATTCGGGTAATTCGGCCAGTTGCCAGGCGGTTTATGATAAGCCTGCAGTAAGGGTGTACGCCAATCCTGATGTGGTGCTTGACCCACCCACCAGCGTTTGCCAAAGCGACCCGGCCTTTACCATTACCGGCACCACCACATTTGCAGGTACCGGTGTGTTCAGTGGTGGCGGCATAGCGGCCAATGGCACGTTCGACCCTAAGGTGGCCGGGCCGGGCGATCACACCATCACTTATGTGTTCACATCAGCCGAGGGTGGTTGTACCTACACCAAGGTGTTCACCATTAAAGTGCTGCCGGTACCGGTGATCAACGGCAACCGCGAGCTGGTGATCCTGGCAGGCGGGCAGATCACGCTGGAACCATCGGTAGTATCGGTGAACCGCACGCCACTTACCTACAGCTGGACGCCGCGCACCGGTCTTAATGACCCTTCATCGCCTAACCCGGTAGCCAGCCCAACTACCGATACGCGATATGTACTCACGGTGCAGTCGCCAGATAAATGCCCTTCCACCGCAGTATTTACTGTTAAGGTATTGCAGCAACCCAATGTATATAATACTTTTACACCTAACAATGATGGCCGTAACGATACCTGGGTGATCGAGCACATCGATAGCTACCCTAAAGCCACGGTGGAGATATTTGACCGCAACGGCGACAAGGTATTCAACTCCATAGGCTACCCCGTACCGTGGGACGGACGCTACAGGGGTAAGGATCTTCCGGTGGGTGCTTATTATTATATTATCGACCCCAAAAATGGCCGCGCGGTCATGAGCGGGTGGGTCACCATTGTACGATGA